The sequence TCGAGCTGCCGCACGTCGTTCACGAGCAGGGTCAGCTCGGTGTGCTCCGCGAGGGCGTTCACGACTCCCGCGGTGAAGCGGCTGATGCCGTCGTGGCGGCCCACCCGGACGTACCGGCAGTCGACGACGATCCTCGGCCGGCCGCTCTCCCCGCGGTCTCCGTGGGCTCCGCTCATCGGAGGAAGTCCGTGATCAGCGTGGCCGCCTCGAGCGGCTTCTCGTAGTGGATGAGGTGCCCCACCCCGTGGACGACGTCGAGCTGAGCGTCGGGGAAGAGCGCCTGCAGCTCGTATTGCCTCGGCAGAGCCGTGATGTCGTCGCGGTCGGCGGCGATCAGGAGCGTGGGTGTCGTGATCCTGCGGGCGTAGGTCGAGACGTCGCTCGACACCGACGCGGTGAAGGCCTCCAGCACGACGCGCCGGTTCTGGAACCTCGAGAAGTAGGAGTCGTGCTGATCGTGGATCCAGGCGGTGAGTGACCGGCTCCTCGTCTTGACCATCGCCATGCTCGTCACCCGCGTCACGATCCGGGAGCGCAGGATCGCCTGGCCCACCGGCTCCGGGAGCCGCGCGCCCAGCCAGTGGTACAGGATCGCCAGCCTGCTCAGGATGCCACGGGGCCCCTTCAGCGCGGGCGCCGCGATCGGATTCACCAGCACCAGCCTCGACGCCGGAAGCCCCGACGCCAGGGCCGCGCTCGCGACGATCGACCCGAACGAGTGCCCGAGGACGACGACGTCTCGCCCGATCCCCACCGCCTCGGCGAAGACCTCCAGCCAGGACGCGTAGCTCGCCACCGAGTGGTCGCGGTCTCGGAACGCCTCCGACTCGCCGAAGCCCGGCAGGTCGGGAGCGATCACGCGGACGCCCTCGAGGTACGCCACCACCGGCTCGAGGCCGTGGTGCTCGCCCCGGAACCCGTGGACCACCAGCACGGTCACCGGGGCGTCGTCGTCGCCGTACACCCAGTAGTCGCTCCGGCTCCCGAACACCTCGGCCGACAGGTGCCGCACCGGGATCGCGGCCAGCCGCTCCGCGTACGGCGAGGGGACGGACGGCTCGGGCGGGAGGCGGCGGGGCGGAGTCACCCGGCCAGTCTAAGGAGACACCCGTCGGGCGAGTCTGAACCGACGGGCGGGGTCCGTTCTAGAGTGAACGAGTCACCGGCACGGGTGGCGTCCGCTGTCGCACCTCGCAAGGAGACCGGTGAGCTTCACTGCCCCCATCCAAACGCCCGGACTGACGCTCGACCCCCAGTGGTTCCGGCGGAGCGTGTTCTACGAGGTGATGGTCCGGTCGTTCGTCGACTCCAACGGCGACGGGGCGGGCGACATCGCCGGGCTCTCGTCGAAGCTCGACTACCTGCAGTGGCTCGGCATCGACGCGCTGTGGATGCCGCCGTTCTTCCAGTCGCCCCTCCGCGACGGCGGCTACGACATCTCCGACTACAAGGCGATCCTGCCCGAGTTCGGCACCCTCGACGAGTTCCGCGACCTGGTCACCAAGGCGCACGAGCGCAACATGCGCATCGTCATCGACATGGTGATCAACCACACCTCCGACGCGCACGAGTGGTTCCAGCAGTCGCGCGAAGACCCCGACGGGCCGTACGGCGACTTCTACACGTGGAGCGACACCGACGAGAAGTACGAGAACATCCGGATCATCTTCGTCGACACCGAGGAGTCGAACTGGACCTTCGACCCGGTGCGCCGCCAGTTCTTCTTCCACCGCTTCTTCAGCCACCAGCCCGACCTCAACTACGAGAACCCGAAGGTGCACGAGGCGATCTACGACGTCATCCGGCACTGGCTCGACCTCGGCGTCGACGGCATCCGGCTCGACGCGATCCCCTACCTCTACCAGTCGGAGGAGGGCAACGGCGAGGGCGAGCCCGCCACCCACGAGTTCGTCAAGAAGCTCCGCACCATGATCGACGAGGAGTACCCCGGCCGCATCATGATCGCCGAGGCCAACCAGTGGCCGCGCGAGGTCGCCGCGTTCTTCGGCACCGACGAGGAGCCCGAGTGCCACATGGCCTTCGACTTCCCGGTGATGCCCCGCATCTTCTACTCGCTGCGCTCGCAGAGTGCCGCCGAGCTGACCCGGATCCTGTCCGAGACGACCGACGTCCCCGAGTCGGCAGGGTGGGGAGTGTTCCTCCGCAACCACGACGAGCTCACCCTCGAGATGGTGAGCGAGGAGTACCGGCAGGCGATGTACGGCTGGTACGCCTACGACCCCCGCATGCGCTCCAATATCGGCATCCGGCGCCGTCTGGCCCCTCTCCTCGACAACTCGCGGGCCGAGCTCGAGCTCGCTCACGCGCTGCTGTTCTCGCTGAAGGGCGCCCCCTTCCTGTACTACGGCGACGAGATCGGCATGGGCGACAACATCTGGCTGAACGACCGCGACGCCTCCCGCACGCCGATGCAGTGGACTCCCGACCGCAACGCGGGCTTCTCGACCGCCGACCCGGGCAAGCTCTACCTGCCCGTCGTGCAGTCGCTCGTCTACAACTACACGCTGGTCAACGTCGAGAGCCAGCTCGCGCAGTCGCGCTCGCTCCTCCACTGGATCCGCAACGTGATCCACGTCCGCAAGGCCCACCCGACCTTTGGTCTCGGCACGATGGAGGTCCTCCCGAGCGACCACGAGTCGGTCCTGGCGTTCGTCCGCTCGTACGCAGGATCGGGCACCCAGTTCGGCGACGCGGCAGAAGACGTCCTGTGCGTCTTCTCGTTCGCCCACAACCCGTCGTCGGTCACGATCACCGCGCCCCGGTTCGCCGGCCGGAAGCTCTTCGACCTGTTCGGCGGCGGCGACTTCCCCCCGTTCGACTCCGAGGGCAGGGTCACGCTCACCATGGGCACGCAGGCCTTCTTCTGGCTGCACGTGGGCGGCCCGGTCGAGGTCCCGACGCCGACGGCGGCCCTGCCGGTGATCGAGGCCGCTGGCGAGTGAGCCGCGGCATGTCGGTGGCTGGCTCTAGGCTTCAGGCGTGAGTGAGACGACGATCGGCCCGGTTCCCGAGTCCTGGTGGG is a genomic window of Frondihabitans peucedani containing:
- the treS gene encoding maltose alpha-D-glucosyltransferase — encoded protein: MSFTAPIQTPGLTLDPQWFRRSVFYEVMVRSFVDSNGDGAGDIAGLSSKLDYLQWLGIDALWMPPFFQSPLRDGGYDISDYKAILPEFGTLDEFRDLVTKAHERNMRIVIDMVINHTSDAHEWFQQSREDPDGPYGDFYTWSDTDEKYENIRIIFVDTEESNWTFDPVRRQFFFHRFFSHQPDLNYENPKVHEAIYDVIRHWLDLGVDGIRLDAIPYLYQSEEGNGEGEPATHEFVKKLRTMIDEEYPGRIMIAEANQWPREVAAFFGTDEEPECHMAFDFPVMPRIFYSLRSQSAAELTRILSETTDVPESAGWGVFLRNHDELTLEMVSEEYRQAMYGWYAYDPRMRSNIGIRRRLAPLLDNSRAELELAHALLFSLKGAPFLYYGDEIGMGDNIWLNDRDASRTPMQWTPDRNAGFSTADPGKLYLPVVQSLVYNYTLVNVESQLAQSRSLLHWIRNVIHVRKAHPTFGLGTMEVLPSDHESVLAFVRSYAGSGTQFGDAAEDVLCVFSFAHNPSSVTITAPRFAGRKLFDLFGGGDFPPFDSEGRVTLTMGTQAFFWLHVGGPVEVPTPTAALPVIEAAGE
- a CDS encoding alpha/beta hydrolase, whose translation is MTPPRRLPPEPSVPSPYAERLAAIPVRHLSAEVFGSRSDYWVYGDDDAPVTVLVVHGFRGEHHGLEPVVAYLEGVRVIAPDLPGFGESEAFRDRDHSVASYASWLEVFAEAVGIGRDVVVLGHSFGSIVASAALASGLPASRLVLVNPIAAPALKGPRGILSRLAILYHWLGARLPEPVGQAILRSRIVTRVTSMAMVKTRSRSLTAWIHDQHDSYFSRFQNRRVVLEAFTASVSSDVSTYARRITTPTLLIAADRDDITALPRQYELQALFPDAQLDVVHGVGHLIHYEKPLEAATLITDFLR